From a single Paenibacillus sp. FSL W8-0426 genomic region:
- a CDS encoding carboxymuconolactone decarboxylase family protein: MAEKQTAGRDLLGGFAPKFAELNDDVLFGQVWSREQELSPRDRSMITIAALIAGGSFEQLTPHLHRAKTNGVTKEEISEIITHLSFYVGWPKAWSSFNIAQEIFNTEQENADRNA; this comes from the coding sequence ATGGCGGAAAAGCAAACAGCCGGACGGGATCTGCTGGGCGGCTTCGCACCCAAATTCGCCGAACTGAACGACGACGTCCTGTTTGGTCAAGTATGGTCCAGGGAACAAGAACTCTCCCCTCGCGACCGCAGCATGATTACGATTGCTGCATTGATTGCCGGAGGCAGCTTCGAACAATTGACGCCTCATCTTCATAGAGCAAAGACAAACGGCGTGACGAAAGAGGAAATCAGTGAAATCATCACGCATCTTTCCTTCTATGTCGGCTGGCCGAAAGCCTGGTCTTCGTTCAACATTGCCCAGGAAATTTTTAACACGGAGCAAGAGAACGCGGATCGCAATGCCTAA
- a CDS encoding Xaa-Pro peptidase family protein — MNPQQPSEGSSLNRDRADEVMKAQGLQALVATTPENIHYVIGSQLRASNWTMQIYAILPADRSARPCIVIPTNRLGVVAQFGITNVDIFAYSDFFVEGTIEGKPSTADIDLFYSLLQTTVIHKGAADALFAALKHLGIENQPIGIDEMRIAPDVWAQVQDALPDGAVVPAYTLFRHIRLVKTPFEIERLRRAAEVNERIERELIELIAAGVHEKELADHYRLAVMRAGGTPAMTAVGAGPRSALPLIENYFHTIEQGDQIRFDLCMQLDGYWADTGRTVVAGEPTAWMKKHFNAVKSGWETALEAVRPGVKAADIFHAAVSRVQREGIPHYRRQHVGHAIGLELYDDLTVSPGDQHILEPGMVLCVEVPYYELGAGGFQIEDTVVVTPDGYEFLTRMERKLFTK, encoded by the coding sequence ATGAATCCACAGCAACCATCCGAAGGTTCAAGCTTGAACAGGGACCGTGCGGATGAAGTCATGAAAGCGCAGGGACTCCAAGCGCTGGTTGCCACAACGCCGGAAAATATCCATTATGTCATTGGATCGCAATTGCGAGCCAGCAATTGGACGATGCAGATCTATGCCATACTGCCCGCCGACCGTTCGGCAAGGCCGTGCATCGTCATTCCGACGAATCGTCTGGGGGTCGTCGCCCAGTTCGGCATCACAAACGTTGACATTTTTGCTTATAGCGATTTCTTTGTTGAGGGAACAATCGAAGGCAAACCTTCCACCGCTGACATTGATCTGTTCTATTCCTTGCTGCAAACGACGGTGATTCACAAAGGAGCGGCAGATGCCTTGTTTGCTGCGTTGAAGCACCTTGGCATTGAAAATCAGCCTATCGGCATCGACGAAATGCGGATTGCGCCGGATGTTTGGGCCCAGGTCCAAGATGCCTTGCCGGATGGGGCTGTTGTTCCCGCGTATACATTGTTCCGGCATATCCGACTTGTGAAAACGCCGTTCGAGATCGAACGGCTGCGCCGCGCCGCTGAGGTCAATGAACGGATCGAGCGGGAGCTGATCGAGCTTATCGCGGCAGGCGTGCATGAAAAGGAACTGGCAGACCATTATCGGCTTGCCGTGATGCGCGCAGGCGGAACGCCGGCCATGACGGCCGTGGGAGCAGGACCGCGCAGCGCCTTGCCGCTGATCGAAAACTATTTCCATACGATCGAGCAAGGGGACCAAATCCGCTTCGATCTATGCATGCAGTTGGACGGCTACTGGGCTGATACGGGACGTACCGTCGTTGCCGGCGAACCGACGGCATGGATGAAAAAGCATTTCAACGCCGTAAAAAGCGGATGGGAGACGGCGCTTGAAGCCGTACGCCCTGGCGTAAAGGCCGCAGACATATTTCATGCGGCAGTGTCCCGCGTACAGCGCGAAGGCATCCCGCATTACCGTAGACAGCATGTCGGGCATGCCATCGGCCTGGAGCTGTATGATGACCTGACCGTTTCCCCGGGCGACCAGCACATTCTGGAGCCTGGCATGGTGCTGTGCGTAGAGGTGCCTTATTACGAACTCGGCGCAGGCGGCTTCCAGATCGAAGACACGGTGGTCGTGACGCCGGACGGATATGAGTTTCTGACTCGCATGGAGCGCAAATTGTTCACGAAATAA
- a CDS encoding MFS transporter, whose product MNVNRRWLIISVGLGILLNPLNSSMISVAVARLKEVYALDFATVSWIVFSFYVASAIAQPIMGKASDLFGRKKIFLTGLAVAFISSLLAPLSPTFGWLIVFRIIQSIGTSMMIAVGMALVRVHVTTKQGAALSVLSIFLSGAAAIGPFVGGMLIHWQDWPAIFLVNVPFVVAGFLLSWRFIPAENTRQSGARARSFREWLQFIDFYGILLFSLALIGTLVSLLSWSSVGKWSLWPVITGVVGLIAFVLFIRRELAIDKPFIPLRAFVRYPGMAWVNVQYILINVLYYALFFGVPSYLQMVRAVEEFNTGLIMLTLGLCSLVASPFAGRWVDRAGARPALLASSALMVFGSIWMVSLNAYSSVFGVIVALAAFGIANGLNGVGIQAALFHSSPHEMIGVASGLFNTSRYLGTIGSSLLTGVIMGKQFSASGFRVLGLVLAVIAVSLVIINLKKSESAVVDKTFS is encoded by the coding sequence ATGAATGTAAATCGCAGATGGTTAATCATTTCGGTAGGGCTCGGCATTTTATTGAACCCCTTGAATTCATCCATGATCTCCGTGGCCGTGGCCAGGCTGAAAGAAGTGTATGCGCTGGATTTTGCGACGGTATCGTGGATCGTGTTTTCGTTTTATGTTGCAAGCGCAATCGCCCAACCCATTATGGGCAAAGCCAGTGACCTATTCGGGCGCAAAAAAATATTTTTGACCGGCCTTGCCGTGGCTTTTATCTCCTCCTTGCTGGCGCCGTTGTCCCCAACCTTTGGCTGGTTAATCGTTTTCCGGATCATACAGTCCATTGGCACAAGCATGATGATTGCCGTTGGCATGGCACTCGTTCGCGTGCATGTGACGACCAAACAAGGGGCGGCCTTGTCGGTATTGTCCATTTTTTTATCCGGCGCGGCTGCGATCGGACCTTTTGTCGGGGGAATGCTCATCCATTGGCAGGACTGGCCAGCCATTTTTCTCGTCAACGTTCCGTTCGTGGTGGCAGGGTTCCTGTTATCGTGGAGGTTCATTCCGGCTGAAAACACGCGACAGTCCGGAGCGAGAGCAAGATCTTTTCGCGAATGGTTGCAGTTCATCGACTTCTACGGCATATTGCTGTTCTCCTTGGCGTTGATCGGCACTTTGGTAAGCTTGCTCTCCTGGAGCTCTGTCGGAAAATGGTCCTTGTGGCCGGTAATCACCGGGGTTGTCGGGTTAATCGCATTCGTTTTGTTCATTAGGCGCGAACTGGCTATAGATAAACCATTTATTCCTTTGCGGGCGTTTGTCCGGTATCCGGGCATGGCTTGGGTCAACGTACAATACATCCTGATCAATGTGTTATACTATGCGCTGTTTTTCGGCGTGCCTTCGTACTTGCAGATGGTTCGGGCCGTTGAAGAATTTAATACGGGTTTGATCATGCTGACGCTGGGACTATGCTCGCTTGTGGCATCGCCGTTTGCAGGCCGTTGGGTGGATCGTGCGGGAGCCCGGCCAGCATTGCTGGCTTCCAGCGCACTTATGGTGTTTGGTTCCATATGGATGGTGAGTTTGAATGCGTACTCGTCCGTTTTCGGGGTGATCGTGGCTTTGGCTGCATTCGGGATCGCCAATGGCTTGAACGGAGTGGGAATACAGGCAGCGCTGTTCCATAGTTCACCCCATGAAATGATCGGCGTCGCATCCGGACTGTTCAATACGTCGCGATATTTGGGTACGATCGGCTCGTCATTGTTAACAGGCGTTATTATGGGTAAACAGTTCAGCGCCTCGGGATTTCGTGTGCTTGGTCTGGTTCTTGCCGTCATTGCCGTGTCTCTGGTTATCATTAACCTGAAAAAGTCCGAATCAGCCGTAGTGGACAAGACGTTTTCATGA
- a CDS encoding NAD(P)-dependent alcohol dehydrogenase, protein MCQTKVLSAPSAKAKFERTTIERRDLRPQDILIDIKYSGICHSDIHSAYDEWGGGIFPMVPGHEIAGIVEAVGSEVSKFKVGDRVGVGCFVDSCGECEYCLNGDEQYCTKGVVQTYNNLDYDGNPTYGGYSQKIVVKEGFVVRIPDSLGLDVASPLLCAGITTYSPLKHWNAGPGKKVAIVGMGGLGHMAIQYAHALGAEVTVLSRSMDKKDEALRFGADHYYATGDAETFKTLAGRFDLILNTVSANLNVDAYLSLLRIDGTMVNVGAPAEPNQFSVFSLIMGRRSIAGSLVGGIAETQEMLDFSAEHGVVPQIEVISADQVDEAYGRVLRSDVRYRFVIDVATL, encoded by the coding sequence ATGTGCCAAACCAAAGTATTGAGCGCACCAAGCGCAAAAGCCAAATTCGAAAGAACGACGATCGAGCGCAGAGACCTGCGTCCGCAAGATATTCTGATCGATATCAAATACAGCGGCATCTGCCATTCGGACATCCATAGCGCCTACGACGAATGGGGCGGCGGCATCTTCCCGATGGTCCCTGGCCACGAAATTGCCGGTATCGTCGAAGCTGTAGGATCGGAAGTATCCAAGTTCAAAGTCGGCGACCGCGTTGGCGTTGGCTGCTTCGTGGATTCTTGCGGTGAGTGCGAATACTGCTTGAATGGAGACGAGCAATACTGCACCAAAGGCGTGGTACAAACCTATAACAACCTGGATTATGACGGAAACCCGACATACGGCGGTTACAGCCAAAAAATCGTCGTCAAAGAAGGATTTGTCGTTCGCATTCCGGACAGCCTCGGCCTCGATGTGGCAAGTCCCTTGTTGTGCGCAGGCATCACGACCTATTCCCCATTGAAACATTGGAATGCAGGCCCTGGCAAAAAAGTAGCCATCGTCGGCATGGGCGGATTGGGCCACATGGCGATCCAATACGCGCACGCGCTTGGGGCCGAGGTTACTGTGCTGAGCCGCTCCATGGACAAGAAAGACGAAGCACTCCGCTTTGGCGCAGACCACTATTATGCTACCGGCGATGCGGAAACGTTCAAGACGCTCGCGGGCCGCTTTGACCTGATCCTGAACACCGTATCGGCCAACCTCAATGTGGATGCTTATCTGTCACTGCTGCGCATCGACGGCACGATGGTTAATGTGGGTGCGCCGGCCGAGCCGAATCAATTCAGCGTATTTTCGCTGATTATGGGCAGACGCAGCATTGCCGGTTCCCTCGTCGGCGGCATCGCCGAAACCCAGGAAATGCTTGATTTTTCCGCAGAACATGGCGTCGTGCCGCAGATCGAAGTCATTTCCGCCGATCAGGTAGACGAAGCGTACGGACGCGTGCTGCGCAGCGATGTTCGTTATCGCTTCGTCATTGACGTCGCTACGCTGTAA
- a CDS encoding serine/threonine protein kinase, whose translation MITKTIDGVSFDLHEDFDFEFLSDYGRVFKVYDQQDSGNLCFGVQSAERKRFVKLAGASTVRSNTSPDEAVSRMKGTISIYEDLSHPALIQLIGHKEVNGGYITVFDWFEGDCMGRQYASHARFETLPLTEKLNIFHEIVLFHIHVHSRGYIAIDFYDGCILYDFERKQMMLCDIEFYSKNKPIINTMGRIWGSSRYMSPEEFQQGAVIDERSNVYLMGAAAFQLFGGGTDRSREAWRAGDELYPIALKAVQAEKAERYSSINEFHSAWTEALAR comes from the coding sequence ATGATCACCAAAACGATCGATGGCGTTTCGTTTGATTTGCATGAAGACTTCGATTTTGAGTTTCTGTCGGACTATGGACGCGTGTTTAAAGTTTATGACCAGCAGGATTCGGGCAATTTGTGTTTCGGAGTTCAGAGTGCAGAACGGAAACGGTTTGTAAAACTAGCGGGAGCGTCGACCGTGCGGTCCAATACAAGCCCGGATGAAGCCGTGAGTCGCATGAAAGGCACGATTTCCATTTACGAAGACTTGTCTCACCCCGCGCTAATCCAGTTGATCGGGCATAAGGAAGTTAACGGAGGATATATTACCGTGTTCGATTGGTTTGAGGGCGATTGTATGGGTAGGCAGTATGCGTCACATGCACGGTTTGAAACGTTGCCGCTGACAGAAAAATTAAACATCTTTCATGAAATTGTGTTATTCCATATCCATGTTCACTCACGAGGGTACATCGCCATCGATTTTTATGACGGTTGCATCTTGTACGATTTCGAGCGAAAGCAAATGATGCTGTGCGACATCGAGTTCTATAGCAAAAACAAACCGATCATAAACACGATGGGGCGGATATGGGGGTCAAGCCGTTACATGTCGCCGGAAGAGTTTCAACAAGGGGCCGTGATTGACGAAAGATCAAATGTGTATCTGATGGGTGCTGCCGCTTTCCAGCTGTTCGGCGGCGGAACGGATCGTTCGCGGGAAGCGTGGAGAGCAGGGGATGAATTGTACCCTATTGCCTTGAAGGCCGTGCAGGCGGAAAAGGCAGAGCGGTACTCAAGCATTAACGAGTTTCATTCGGCTTGGACGGAAGCTTTAGCCCGATAA
- a CDS encoding MerR family transcriptional regulator, with amino-acid sequence MNITKVAEQFDLTSATLRYYEQVGLIPPVRRKENGVRDYTEEDIKWVEFIKCMRSAGLTIEALIEYTSLFMKGDHTLEDRKKILIDERTKLAAKQREIEETIRRLDLKIEDYDGILSACEAELDTDRIAESKETRTGN; translated from the coding sequence ATGAATATAACGAAAGTGGCAGAGCAATTCGATTTGACGTCGGCAACGCTTCGATATTACGAGCAGGTCGGGTTGATTCCGCCGGTACGTCGGAAAGAGAACGGGGTCCGCGATTATACGGAAGAGGATATCAAGTGGGTGGAATTCATCAAATGCATGCGGAGCGCAGGGTTGACCATCGAAGCGCTGATCGAATATACCTCATTGTTCATGAAAGGGGACCATACCCTTGAGGATCGCAAAAAAATCCTTATCGACGAACGCACGAAACTGGCAGCCAAGCAGCGGGAAATCGAGGAGACCATTCGCAGACTGGATCTGAAAATCGAAGATTATGATGGAATATTGTCCGCTTGCGAAGCAGAACTCGATACAGATCGAATCGCCGAATCCAAGGAAACAAGAACGGGCAATTGA
- the murB gene encoding UDP-N-acetylmuramate dehydrogenase — protein MNSYQALCQTLFGDFPEEHIKYSELIRNYTYTRLGGAADVLMFPTTVDEVAAIVKRSAGNDIPLTILGYGSNMIVRDGGIRGITMSLQNLNKIEVYGNTIIAQSGAAIIDVSRQALASSLTGLEFACGIPGSVGGALYMNAGAYGGQMSDVMESATIVTEAGEIMTLQSEDMLLGYRKSVFMGKKDIIIDIKLNLAPGDPVQIKAKMDELTYARESKQPLEYASCGSVFKRPEGYFAGKLIQDSGLQGTRIGGAEVSRKHSGFIVNVDNATAQDYIEMIALIQETVSRKFNVDLETEVIIIGDEAPAGS, from the coding sequence ATGAATTCTTATCAGGCATTATGCCAAACCCTGTTTGGCGATTTCCCCGAGGAACATATCAAATATTCCGAATTGATCCGGAATTATACGTATACAAGATTGGGCGGCGCCGCCGATGTGCTGATGTTCCCGACAACGGTCGACGAAGTGGCAGCCATCGTGAAACGATCAGCCGGGAATGACATCCCGTTGACGATTCTGGGCTATGGTTCGAACATGATCGTGCGGGACGGCGGCATTCGCGGCATTACGATGTCCCTCCAAAACCTGAACAAGATTGAAGTGTACGGAAACACGATCATCGCCCAGAGCGGGGCGGCGATCATAGACGTTTCCAGACAGGCGCTGGCATCCAGCCTCACGGGTCTTGAATTTGCCTGCGGCATTCCGGGCTCGGTCGGTGGAGCGCTCTACATGAACGCCGGAGCTTATGGCGGCCAAATGTCCGATGTGATGGAGTCGGCGACGATTGTCACTGAGGCGGGAGAAATAATGACGCTGCAGAGCGAAGATATGCTGCTTGGCTATCGCAAGAGCGTATTTATGGGCAAGAAGGACATCATCATCGATATCAAGCTCAACCTGGCGCCTGGAGATCCGGTGCAGATTAAGGCCAAAATGGATGAACTGACCTATGCGCGGGAGTCCAAACAGCCGCTTGAATATGCTTCCTGCGGAAGCGTGTTTAAACGTCCGGAGGGATATTTCGCGGGCAAGCTGATTCAAGATAGCGGGCTGCAGGGAACCCGGATCGGCGGCGCGGAAGTGTCCCGTAAACATTCGGGTTTCATCGTTAACGTGGACAATGCGACGGCGCAGGATTACATCGAAATGATCGCGCTCATTCAGGAAACGGTGAGCCGCAAATTCAACGTGGACCTGGAGACGGAAGTCATCATCATTGGTGATGAGGCGCCGGCAGGCAGCTAA
- a CDS encoding LysR family transcriptional regulator: MELLQLHYFLAVARLEHVTEAARSLHVTQSSLSKTIQRLEEDLGVPLFDRTGRKLRLNEFGNRFLQRAERALFELEQGQQELKDLSGPEHGTLELAVTTASRLPQILSIFRQKHPHLHFHVQMLTTDEMLVRLHRGEVDFCLSSPPVKSDEIHCETVYADPILVAVPHGHRLANRHSVPLSELKDEWFIGVKKGYATRDLVDARCRSVGFVPNYVYEGDEPARLSSLVEAGIGIGFIPGTAKNPRERISYLRVEDVQLVREIALLSHKNRYISRAAHDFREVVVEYFATLSLEDQHQT; encoded by the coding sequence ATGGAACTGTTACAATTGCACTATTTCTTGGCCGTCGCCAGGCTGGAGCATGTCACCGAGGCAGCACGGAGCTTGCACGTTACCCAGTCTTCGTTAAGCAAAACGATTCAGCGGCTTGAAGAGGATTTGGGGGTGCCCCTCTTCGACCGTACGGGAAGGAAATTGCGGCTGAATGAATTCGGTAACCGTTTCCTTCAGCGTGCGGAGAGAGCATTATTTGAATTGGAACAGGGACAGCAGGAGCTCAAGGACTTGTCCGGTCCGGAACACGGTACGTTGGAGCTGGCCGTAACCACTGCAAGCCGGCTGCCGCAAATTTTGAGCATTTTTCGGCAAAAGCACCCTCATCTTCATTTTCATGTGCAAATGCTGACCACGGATGAGATGCTGGTTCGCCTTCATCGCGGAGAGGTCGACTTCTGCCTGTCTTCGCCCCCGGTTAAATCGGATGAAATTCACTGCGAAACGGTATATGCCGACCCGATTCTCGTGGCCGTCCCCCATGGTCATCGACTGGCCAATCGGCACAGCGTGCCTTTGTCGGAATTAAAGGACGAATGGTTTATTGGCGTAAAAAAAGGCTACGCTACGCGCGACCTCGTCGATGCCAGATGCCGATCGGTCGGATTCGTACCCAACTACGTGTACGAAGGAGATGAACCCGCCAGGCTGAGCTCGCTGGTGGAAGCCGGGATCGGCATTGGATTCATCCCGGGCACAGCAAAAAATCCGAGAGAGCGGATATCTTATTTGCGAGTAGAAGACGTTCAGTTGGTGCGGGAAATCGCCCTGTTATCGCACAAAAACCGATATATCTCTCGTGCCGCCCATGATTTTCGCGAGGTCGTTGTCGAGTACTTCGCGACGTTATCATTAGAAGATCAGCACCAGACATGA
- a CDS encoding AraC family transcriptional regulator, producing the protein MIELRMPPLPYYLGSGRTEYTIGDQHPHRSHIGAYDLLIIVRGEMYIGENGSQWTLTEGDMLLLLPDAEHYPVRPCERDTVFYWVHFEHAPKRDAFPAEQTESSPSPYSTRPFINPYTLRLPKYMHLPDPRTVLGMVEQLLAQPPSLSFWQEQQLLGELLGLLEEGSFGRTDSVASRLAERTAAYLQAHYREKITNEAIASALHFHPNYIVRCMKARYGCTPSDYLQQYRLERAKRLLVTTDWSIDRVAEEVGFRYSPYFSSCFKREFGLSPLQFRKQYLK; encoded by the coding sequence ATGATTGAGCTTCGGATGCCCCCGCTCCCCTATTATTTGGGATCAGGCCGGACAGAGTACACCATCGGGGATCAACATCCCCACCGCAGTCATATTGGAGCGTATGATTTATTGATTATTGTCCGTGGAGAGATGTACATCGGCGAGAATGGATCGCAATGGACGCTCACGGAGGGAGACATGCTCCTGCTGCTGCCAGATGCAGAACACTATCCTGTCAGGCCCTGTGAGCGGGATACCGTTTTTTATTGGGTTCACTTTGAGCATGCACCCAAACGGGATGCATTTCCGGCAGAGCAAACGGAGAGCAGTCCATCCCCCTATTCAACCAGGCCATTCATTAACCCTTACACGCTGCGGCTGCCGAAATACATGCATTTGCCTGACCCGCGGACGGTGTTGGGGATGGTGGAGCAATTGCTGGCCCAACCGCCCTCCCTCTCCTTTTGGCAGGAGCAGCAGCTGCTTGGCGAATTGCTCGGCTTGCTCGAAGAAGGGAGCTTTGGTCGAACGGATTCGGTGGCTTCCCGACTGGCGGAACGGACTGCGGCATACCTTCAGGCCCATTATCGCGAGAAAATCACCAATGAAGCGATCGCGTCGGCCCTGCATTTTCATCCGAACTATATCGTACGCTGCATGAAAGCGAGATACGGCTGCACGCCGTCGGACTATCTGCAGCAGTATCGGCTGGAACGGGCCAAACGTCTCCTGGTCACGACCGACTGGTCCATTGACCGGGTCGCCGAGGAAGTCGGGTTTCGTTACTCCCCCTATTTCTCCTCCTGTTTCAAACGTGAATTCGGACTTTCACCGCTGCAATTCCGCAAACAATATTTGAAATGA
- a CDS encoding MFS transporter, with product MIQQGTKTFRNISLALFAAGFVTFALLYSLQPLMPEISDAFAITPAQSSLTLSVSTVAMAITMLFIGTLSDALGRRLIMTASLVLSSVIAILSAFSHGYADLLLLRVLQGVALAGLPATAMTYLSEEIEPASLGYAMGLYISGNSIGGLAGRFISGVITDWFSWRTAIGFIGMLGLCAAVVFWLLIPLSRNFVKTSPGLRQAICLLWSQCRNPRLLSLYGLGFLLMGGFVTLFNYIGFELTGAPYHLSQSLVGSLFVVYLMGTVSSTWMGRLADRYGRSHVLGIAIAIILAGAICTMHSALWVKIVGLALFAFGFFGGHSIASSWVGLVAENHKSQANALYLFFYYVGSSVSGTGGGYIYSHFGWIGIVGMIGVYAMAGFALCRFLLNGRAGRESGNPIC from the coding sequence ATGATTCAGCAGGGAACCAAGACGTTTCGAAACATTAGCCTTGCGCTGTTTGCCGCAGGATTCGTTACGTTTGCGCTGTTATACAGCCTCCAACCGCTCATGCCGGAGATTAGCGATGCATTTGCCATTACTCCGGCACAATCCAGCCTGACGCTTTCCGTTTCAACGGTGGCGATGGCCATTACGATGTTGTTTATCGGCACGTTGTCCGACGCCCTTGGGCGGCGCTTGATCATGACGGCATCCTTGGTGCTGTCTTCCGTCATTGCCATTCTGAGCGCATTCAGCCACGGATATGCCGACCTGTTGTTGCTCCGCGTTCTGCAAGGCGTGGCGCTTGCAGGTCTGCCTGCCACGGCGATGACGTATTTGTCCGAAGAAATCGAACCCGCAAGCCTGGGGTACGCCATGGGATTGTACATCAGCGGCAATTCGATCGGGGGGCTCGCCGGGCGATTTATCAGCGGGGTCATTACCGACTGGTTCAGTTGGCGTACAGCGATCGGATTTATCGGCATGCTCGGCCTGTGCGCAGCCGTCGTCTTCTGGCTGCTGATTCCGCTGTCGCGGAATTTCGTCAAGACTTCTCCCGGCTTGCGCCAGGCGATATGCCTTCTATGGTCACAATGCCGGAATCCCCGGCTCCTGAGTTTGTACGGGCTTGGCTTTTTGCTGATGGGAGGCTTTGTTACGCTGTTCAATTACATCGGCTTTGAACTGACCGGTGCGCCGTATCACCTCAGCCAATCCCTGGTAGGCAGTCTTTTCGTCGTATATCTCATGGGCACCGTAAGCAGCACCTGGATGGGCAGGCTTGCGGACCGTTATGGGCGTTCCCATGTACTCGGCATTGCTATTGCGATCATTCTGGCGGGCGCGATCTGTACCATGCATTCGGCGCTGTGGGTCAAAATCGTGGGCCTCGCATTGTTTGCCTTTGGATTTTTTGGCGGACATTCCATTGCCAGCAGCTGGGTAGGTCTCGTTGCAGAAAATCACAAGTCACAGGCAAACGCCCTGTATTTATTCTTTTATTATGTGGGTTCAAGCGTTAGCGGAACCGGTGGAGGATACATATACAGTCATTTCGGATGGATCGGCATTGTGGGCATGATCGGGGTGTACGCCATGGCTGGCTTCGCGTTATGCCGTTTTCTCTTGAACGGGCGAGCCGGGCGGGAGAGCGGCAATCCGATCTGCTGA
- a CDS encoding YafY family protein: MNKTERQLAIVLELQRTRVIKGQELAAKLETSVRTIYRDIQALSEAGVPIVGAPGTGYSLMEGYFLPPVSFTAEEAVTLLIGADFVERRFDDRYGKNAQSSRRKIEAILPEPIQNEAKRILGSIRMLPDLKQHEHKRSEKSHLDLIRSAMLSGNKLRFNYVKRVPEPSGNRASERTVAPLGLVLVQAGWMLLAHCDLRGDTRHFKVSRISNPVMTEERFEVPTGFNLHEYMPRDDRDVRISARFNPAVADRVKETNIHYMETEEWQPEGYVVHFRVRQEEELLQWILGWGADVEVLEPESFRLRVRQEIMHMMARY, encoded by the coding sequence ATGAACAAAACCGAACGGCAGCTAGCCATCGTTCTGGAGCTTCAGCGTACCAGAGTGATCAAAGGCCAGGAACTGGCGGCCAAGCTGGAGACAAGCGTCAGAACGATTTACCGGGATATTCAGGCGCTTAGCGAAGCTGGCGTGCCTATTGTTGGTGCCCCCGGCACCGGATATTCGTTAATGGAGGGTTACTTTTTGCCTCCCGTCAGTTTTACGGCAGAGGAGGCCGTAACTTTGCTGATCGGAGCCGATTTCGTGGAGCGGCGTTTCGATGACCGATACGGGAAGAATGCGCAATCGTCGCGCCGGAAAATCGAAGCGATTTTGCCTGAACCGATTCAAAACGAAGCGAAGCGAATTCTCGGCAGCATACGCATGCTGCCCGATTTGAAGCAGCATGAGCACAAACGATCCGAGAAGTCACACCTGGATCTGATACGTTCCGCGATGCTGTCAGGCAACAAATTGCGTTTCAACTATGTCAAAAGGGTACCCGAACCAAGCGGAAACCGGGCTAGCGAACGGACTGTGGCCCCGCTCGGGCTTGTGTTGGTGCAAGCCGGTTGGATGCTGCTCGCGCATTGCGACCTTCGGGGAGACACCCGTCATTTCAAGGTATCCCGAATCAGTAATCCCGTTATGACGGAAGAAAGGTTCGAAGTGCCCACCGGCTTTAATTTACATGAATACATGCCGCGAGACGATCGGGATGTCCGTATTTCTGCCCGTTTCAATCCAGCTGTAGCGGATCGGGTGAAAGAAACGAACATTCACTACATGGAAACGGAAGAATGGCAGCCGGAGGGATACGTGGTTCATTTCCGGGTTCGACAGGAGGAAGAACTGCTGCAATGGATTCTCGGCTGGGGAGCGGACGTTGAAGTATTGGAGCCGGAATCATTCCGCTTGAGGGTTAGACAGGAAATCATGCACATGATGGCGCGCTACTGA